A portion of the Acidobacteriaceae bacterium genome contains these proteins:
- a CDS encoding NADH:flavin oxidoreductase/NADH oxidase, with translation MSKLFEPLTLRGVTIRNRTMVAPMCMYEAKDGLANDFHLVHLGRYALGGWGLVMMEASAVEQRGRITHGDVGIWSDDHIEPLRRIASFLKAQGAVAGIQLGHAGRKASVQRPYEGDGPLGSAQLAKGELPWEVVGPGTTPFDEGWITPHALAVSELQDIKQSFCDAVLRAQAAGFDVIELHAAHGYLLHSFLSPLTNKREDKYGGDRDDRFRFPLEVAAAMRNLWPSDLPMFVRVSATDWVDGGIQVDDTVEFAKALREIGIDLMDCSTGGLTPRAQVPLSFGFQVPFAESVKREANIPTSAVGLITDPQLAEQIITEGKADMIAVAREALANPNWALNALSALNEGGNSEFDGWPRAYKIWLAKRERALQSIANA, from the coding sequence ATGTCAAAACTATTCGAACCGCTTACCCTGCGAGGGGTCACAATTCGTAATCGCACCATGGTCGCCCCTATGTGCATGTATGAGGCCAAGGACGGTCTCGCAAATGACTTCCATTTGGTTCATCTTGGCCGTTACGCCCTCGGTGGCTGGGGCCTGGTGATGATGGAGGCCTCGGCAGTGGAACAACGCGGCCGTATCACCCACGGCGACGTCGGCATCTGGTCGGATGACCATATTGAACCACTCCGACGAATAGCCAGCTTTCTCAAAGCGCAAGGAGCCGTAGCAGGCATTCAATTGGGGCATGCGGGCAGGAAGGCTAGCGTGCAGCGTCCCTACGAGGGAGATGGCCCGCTGGGTTCCGCGCAGCTTGCGAAGGGCGAGTTACCTTGGGAAGTTGTCGGCCCTGGAACAACACCTTTCGATGAGGGATGGATCACGCCCCACGCCCTCGCAGTGAGCGAGCTTCAGGACATCAAGCAGAGCTTCTGTGACGCCGTGCTGCGCGCTCAGGCAGCGGGCTTCGACGTGATTGAACTCCATGCCGCGCATGGCTATCTGCTCCATAGCTTCCTGTCGCCTCTCACCAACAAGCGAGAGGACAAATACGGTGGCGACCGCGACGACCGTTTCCGATTCCCTCTTGAGGTTGCAGCGGCGATGCGTAATCTGTGGCCTTCAGACCTCCCGATGTTCGTGCGTGTCTCCGCGACCGACTGGGTAGATGGCGGCATCCAAGTGGACGACACCGTAGAGTTCGCAAAGGCGCTCCGTGAAATCGGCATCGACCTCATGGACTGCTCAACAGGCGGCCTCACTCCGCGCGCACAGGTTCCTCTCTCATTCGGCTTTCAAGTTCCTTTTGCCGAGAGTGTAAAACGCGAAGCAAACATTCCGACTTCGGCAGTCGGGCTAATCACCGATCCTCAGCTGGCAGAACAGATCATCACTGAGGGTAAGGCGGACATGATCGCTGTTGCACGTGAAGCGTTGGCGAATCCCAATTGGGCTTTGAATGCGCTTTCAGCTCTCAACGAGGGCGGCAATAGTGAATTCGACGGCTGGCCAAGAGCCTACAAGATATGGCTCGCCAAGCGAGAACGGGCGTTGCAGTCGATCGCCAACGCATAA
- a CDS encoding aldo/keto reductase: MQKKQLGKSSIRVAPLVLGGNVFGWTADATASVRVLDAFVDHGLDFIDTADMYSTWVPGHQGGESETIIGNWLAESGKRQSVVLATKVGMAMGDGGKGLKPAYIQASVDNSLRRLKTDYIDLYQAHVDDLDTPLEETLVAFHQLIQSGKVKAIGASNYTGLRLQEALETSKRLGIAEYVTLQPNYNLYTRENYELDLAGVVDEYGLGVIPYFSLAAGFLTGKYKSIEDIKGTKREQMLSPYFDERGERILTALRQVAEQSGRTPTVVALSWLQAQPNIAGPIASATSVDQLQDLFASVDTTLTSSELQLLSDASAY; this comes from the coding sequence ATGCAGAAGAAACAACTTGGAAAGAGTTCGATTCGTGTCGCGCCCCTCGTTCTTGGGGGCAACGTCTTCGGGTGGACCGCGGATGCAACAGCTTCCGTCCGCGTTCTGGATGCTTTCGTCGATCACGGTCTAGATTTCATCGATACCGCTGATATGTACTCGACCTGGGTTCCGGGACATCAGGGAGGAGAAAGCGAAACCATCATTGGCAATTGGCTCGCAGAAAGTGGCAAGCGACAGAGTGTCGTTTTGGCGACGAAGGTGGGCATGGCCATGGGAGATGGCGGCAAAGGACTTAAACCTGCCTATATCCAGGCCTCGGTCGATAACTCTCTACGGAGACTAAAGACTGATTACATCGACCTCTATCAAGCACATGTCGATGATCTAGATACGCCCCTCGAAGAGACACTCGTCGCGTTCCATCAGCTTATCCAGAGCGGAAAAGTGAAGGCCATCGGGGCATCAAATTACACGGGGTTGCGCCTTCAGGAAGCACTTGAGACAAGCAAGCGGTTAGGCATTGCTGAGTACGTCACACTGCAACCGAATTACAACTTGTACACCCGTGAGAACTACGAATTGGATCTTGCTGGTGTCGTTGATGAATACGGGCTTGGCGTGATTCCCTATTTCTCGCTTGCGGCGGGCTTCCTCACCGGCAAGTACAAGTCGATCGAGGACATCAAAGGAACCAAACGAGAGCAGATGCTCTCTCCCTACTTTGATGAACGCGGAGAACGTATTCTCACTGCGCTTCGTCAAGTTGCCGAGCAAAGTGGCCGCACGCCGACCGTAGTCGCCCTCTCATGGCTACAGGCTCAACCCAACATCGCCGGCCCGATTGCTAGCGCAACGTCTGTGGACCAACTTCAGGACCTGTTCGCCTCAGTGGATACGACTTTAACCTCCTCCGAGTTACAGCTTCTCTCCGACGCAAGCGCCTACTAA
- a CDS encoding DoxX family protein — protein sequence MNLNKPEVLSRHHAERAYALLRVILGINIAIHGISRIVGGPAAFASALVPLFAKTPLPSGMVYGYALALPWMEALVGLIVLGGVFSVSAYTAGMILMATLTFGSALRQDWESAGLQLIYAVIYAGLLSFIPLNRVSFDGILRARSLRAQSEII from the coding sequence ATGAATCTCAACAAACCTGAAGTCCTGTCACGACATCATGCAGAGCGTGCTTACGCGCTGCTTCGCGTGATTCTCGGTATCAATATCGCTATCCACGGAATAAGCCGCATCGTCGGCGGACCGGCAGCCTTTGCATCTGCTCTTGTTCCGCTATTTGCAAAGACTCCTCTTCCCAGCGGCATGGTGTATGGCTACGCTCTAGCGCTTCCTTGGATGGAGGCGCTAGTCGGATTGATTGTTCTAGGGGGCGTCTTTTCGGTCAGCGCCTATACGGCCGGGATGATCCTGATGGCGACTTTGACGTTCGGCTCGGCTCTTCGACAGGATTGGGAGTCCGCAGGGCTACAGCTGATCTACGCCGTGATCTACGCGGGACTGTTGTCGTTCATCCCATTGAACCGAGTGTCCTTCGACGGAATTCTGAGAGCGCGCAGCTTGCGTGCTCAAAGCGAGATCATTTGA
- a CDS encoding putative quinol monooxygenase, whose translation MSDQKTKSKVAKCLLAGGLIVAGMNPAVSLGQEAVTPSPEKVSEPPVVMFNTFHLKRGEETSFLTTMRTNARHARKEKGNIIFDVYQPEDGASDLYLVERWSSQRILDKHMQTAPLKAVMEHVKTATTEAPNLEYLKEVSSPLLPKAISSPAATRNVVVTLFAKPERQSDLILALQTVTEHSRSAPGNLSFNVFQDVSDANRFVIVERWVSVEAHEKHLTQPYIQPLQAAFEQDLREPAVNGRLLLKDVFASESVATTR comes from the coding sequence TTGTCTGATCAGAAAACAAAAAGCAAGGTAGCCAAGTGCCTACTGGCAGGAGGGCTCATCGTCGCCGGAATGAATCCGGCCGTGAGCCTCGGACAAGAGGCGGTCACGCCGTCGCCCGAGAAGGTATCAGAACCGCCTGTGGTAATGTTCAATACCTTCCACCTGAAGCGTGGCGAGGAGACGTCATTCCTCACGACCATGAGGACGAATGCGCGTCACGCAAGAAAAGAGAAGGGAAACATCATCTTCGATGTGTATCAGCCAGAGGATGGGGCGTCGGATCTCTATCTGGTGGAACGCTGGAGCAGCCAGCGGATTTTGGATAAGCACATGCAAACTGCGCCATTGAAGGCTGTCATGGAGCATGTGAAGACGGCTACAACAGAGGCTCCGAATCTCGAGTATCTGAAAGAGGTCTCAAGCCCCTTGTTGCCGAAAGCGATCTCGTCTCCAGCAGCGACGAGAAATGTTGTCGTGACTCTATTCGCCAAGCCGGAACGCCAAAGCGATCTCATCTTGGCATTACAAACGGTCACGGAGCATTCCCGCAGCGCGCCTGGAAACCTAAGCTTCAACGTTTTTCAAGACGTCTCGGATGCCAACCGCTTCGTCATCGTTGAGCGTTGGGTGAGCGTCGAGGCACATGAGAAACATCTCACCCAGCCGTACATCCAGCCATTGCAGGCAGCATTTGAACAAGACTTGAGAGAACCAGCTGTCAATGGCCGGCTGCTGCTCAAGGATGTCTTTGCTTCTGAATCGGTCGCCACAACGCGATAA
- a CDS encoding efflux RND transporter permease subunit — MWIVQLALKKPYTFVVTAILILILGASSIATMPTDILPNIDIPVVTVVYDYRGLRAEELEQRITTFNEFIMTTVNDVKSVDSQTVRGYAVLMIYFNPQVHIDAALAQIGAAVQSIRFRFPQGVNPPWILRFNASTVPIYQLALSSDHLSQSDLYDYGIFKVRQRISTVPGTMLEAPHGGVVRQIMVDLNQQALLGKSLTPMDVQTALVAQDVSMPTGTIKIGGREYGSVLNNSPINALDLGNIPVKTVGDSVIYMRDVAHVRDGWMVQQNVVRADGKPSVLSPIYRSGTVSTLSIIDEIKNKILPSVQAAAPKGMSIRGLFDQSVFIRASIQGVLRETVIAGCLTALMILMFLGSWRSTLIIAISIPLSILTSIILLNAIGESLNTMTLGGLALAVGILVDDATVTIENIHRHMDGNNLYDAVLIGASEIATPTFVSTLTICIVFVSVIFLTGPAKYLFTPMALAVVFAMMASYILSRTLVPTMVNYLLAGEVHYSAEGSDHTAEDPRPSWFARFNDGFNQKFLRFQAVYSGLLHKFIEHRKSALIGCGCFMATAFLLLPFIGRDFFPDVDTGQIRLDVRALPGTRIEESSVQFSKVEEKIRQIVPADQLDLVLDDIGLPQDPISFTFGFTPNLGAFDGEILLSLKEKHSPTAEYVKALRRELPKAFPSITFYFEPADIVTRILDFGVTAPIDVQVQGSDDGNYEVARRIRQRIAAIPGAVDVHLQQVMGAPTYQINVDRTRAAQFGLTQQDVSNSLFVSMASGYAVAPNFWVDPKMRLSYTVTAQTPQYRLNSLDMLRNTPIPIKTIPNRTELLGNLATFVPSSEPMVVSHHNTQVAYDVLLNTQATDLGSIAKQVQKIVSEEQKTLPAGNAIEIRGQVQSMNEAFARLGLGLLFAAVLVYLLMVVNYQSWLDPFIIICALPGAFCGIVWALFLTQTTFSVPSLMGAIMSIGVATANSILLVTFAREQSERGYEALEAAVSAGSTRLRPIIMTAMAMIVGMIPMALGLGEGGEQNAPLARAVIGGLSVATFATLFFVPLMYSLIHGKNEVHKEIA, encoded by the coding sequence ATGTGGATCGTCCAGTTGGCTCTGAAGAAGCCCTACACGTTTGTTGTCACCGCTATTCTGATCTTGATTTTGGGCGCTTCTTCAATTGCGACGATGCCCACGGATATCCTGCCGAACATCGATATACCGGTCGTAACTGTCGTCTACGACTACCGCGGTCTTCGAGCAGAAGAGCTCGAGCAGCGCATCACGACGTTCAATGAGTTCATCATGACAACGGTGAACGACGTGAAGTCGGTCGATTCTCAAACGGTACGCGGCTACGCGGTGTTGATGATCTACTTCAACCCTCAAGTCCACATTGACGCAGCTCTTGCGCAGATCGGAGCAGCGGTTCAGTCGATTCGCTTTCGATTCCCGCAGGGCGTAAACCCGCCGTGGATTCTCCGCTTTAACGCCTCTACCGTTCCGATTTATCAACTCGCGCTCTCAAGCGACCACTTGTCGCAATCTGACCTCTATGACTACGGCATCTTCAAGGTTCGCCAACGAATCTCGACCGTGCCCGGAACCATGCTTGAAGCGCCTCACGGAGGTGTGGTCCGTCAGATCATGGTGGATCTAAACCAGCAGGCGCTGCTCGGCAAGAGCCTGACGCCGATGGATGTGCAGACCGCACTGGTTGCTCAAGATGTGAGTATGCCGACAGGCACCATCAAGATTGGTGGACGAGAGTATGGCTCTGTACTCAACAACAGTCCAATCAATGCGTTGGATCTGGGCAACATCCCAGTGAAGACAGTCGGTGACTCGGTCATCTACATGCGTGATGTTGCCCACGTGCGCGATGGCTGGATGGTGCAGCAAAATGTTGTGCGTGCCGACGGCAAGCCGTCCGTCCTGAGCCCGATCTACCGAAGCGGAACGGTCTCGACTCTGTCGATCATTGATGAGATCAAGAACAAGATTCTGCCGTCGGTACAAGCTGCTGCACCGAAAGGCATGTCCATCAGAGGACTCTTCGATCAGTCGGTCTTTATTCGTGCGTCGATTCAAGGCGTGCTTCGCGAGACTGTCATCGCCGGTTGCCTCACAGCACTCATGATTCTGATGTTTCTGGGGAGCTGGCGAAGCACGCTCATCATTGCCATCTCGATTCCTCTGTCAATCCTGACTTCGATCATCTTGCTGAATGCCATCGGGGAGAGCCTGAACACCATGACACTTGGTGGCCTGGCGCTGGCAGTGGGCATTCTCGTCGACGACGCGACGGTCACAATTGAAAACATTCATCGGCACATGGATGGCAACAATCTCTATGACGCGGTGCTCATTGGTGCTTCGGAAATCGCAACGCCAACATTCGTCTCGACGCTCACGATCTGCATTGTGTTCGTTTCGGTCATCTTTCTGACTGGGCCTGCAAAGTATCTTTTCACTCCCATGGCACTTGCTGTCGTCTTCGCGATGATGGCGTCCTACATCCTCTCGCGTACACTCGTGCCGACGATGGTTAACTATCTCCTCGCAGGGGAAGTTCATTACTCCGCGGAGGGTTCCGATCACACGGCTGAGGACCCACGTCCATCTTGGTTTGCACGCTTCAATGATGGCTTCAATCAGAAATTTCTACGCTTCCAAGCGGTCTACTCTGGACTGCTCCACAAGTTCATCGAGCATCGCAAAAGTGCTCTCATCGGTTGCGGTTGCTTCATGGCAACGGCGTTCCTTCTGCTGCCCTTCATCGGACGAGACTTCTTCCCGGACGTTGACACGGGGCAAATCCGTCTTGACGTTCGTGCGCTTCCCGGCACGCGTATCGAAGAATCGAGTGTTCAGTTCAGCAAGGTAGAAGAGAAGATTCGGCAGATCGTTCCCGCAGATCAACTCGATCTAGTCCTCGATGACATCGGTCTCCCCCAAGATCCGATTAGCTTCACCTTCGGATTCACCCCCAACCTCGGAGCCTTTGACGGAGAGATCCTTCTCTCACTCAAAGAGAAGCACAGCCCCACCGCCGAATACGTCAAAGCCCTGCGCAGAGAGTTGCCGAAGGCTTTCCCTTCGATCACTTTCTACTTTGAGCCGGCCGACATCGTCACCCGCATTCTCGACTTCGGTGTCACTGCTCCAATCGATGTCCAGGTCCAAGGCTCGGACGATGGGAACTACGAGGTGGCTCGCCGAATTCGTCAGAGAATTGCGGCCATCCCTGGCGCGGTGGATGTCCACCTACAGCAGGTTATGGGTGCCCCGACCTATCAAATCAACGTGGATCGCACTCGGGCGGCTCAGTTTGGCCTCACGCAGCAAGACGTCTCCAATAGCTTGTTCGTCTCGATGGCATCGGGCTATGCCGTGGCGCCCAACTTCTGGGTAGATCCCAAAATGCGCCTGTCCTACACCGTCACAGCGCAGACTCCGCAGTATCGTCTGAATTCGCTCGATATGTTGAGGAATACACCGATTCCGATCAAGACGATCCCTAACCGTACTGAGCTGCTTGGCAATCTGGCGACGTTCGTACCGTCGTCGGAGCCGATGGTCGTTTCTCACCACAACACTCAAGTGGCTTATGACGTGCTCTTGAACACCCAAGCCACGGACCTCGGTTCAATTGCGAAGCAGGTACAGAAGATCGTGTCTGAGGAACAGAAAACACTCCCCGCGGGTAACGCGATCGAGATTCGTGGGCAAGTTCAGAGCATGAACGAAGCTTTTGCAAGACTTGGTCTCGGACTGTTATTTGCAGCCGTACTGGTCTACCTGCTCATGGTCGTCAACTATCAGAGCTGGCTTGATCCGTTCATCATCATCTGCGCGCTTCCCGGAGCATTCTGCGGAATCGTGTGGGCTCTTTTCCTTACGCAAACCACCTTCAGCGTCCCGAGCTTGATGGGGGCAATCATGTCGATTGGAGTTGCTACAGCGAACTCCATTCTGCTCGTCACGTTTGCACGAGAACAGAGCGAGCGAGGATATGAAGCTCTCGAGGCAGCTGTCTCTGCCGGTTCGACTCGCCTACGCCCCATCATCATGACCGCGATGGCAATGATCGTCGGCATGATCCCGATGGCGTTAGGTCTCGGCGAGGGCGGCGAACAGAATGCTCCGCTCGCTCGCGCGGTGATCGGCGGACTCTCTGTCGCCACATTCGCCACGCTGTTCTTCGTCCCGCTTATGTACAGCCTCATCCACGGAAAAAATGAAGTTCACAAGGAGATTGCATGA
- a CDS encoding SemiSWEET transporter: MNLSIYDLFGYTAAICNAVSFVPQLLRVYRLKSAQGVSFSTFAMYSFGSLCWVIYGVHAHSMPVLLANALTLLLSTCIAILKMRYDRREAKDLPPT, from the coding sequence ATGAACCTATCTATCTATGATCTTTTCGGCTATACAGCCGCCATTTGTAATGCGGTTTCTTTCGTCCCGCAATTGCTCCGGGTCTATCGTCTGAAGTCGGCGCAGGGAGTTTCATTCAGCACATTCGCCATGTACAGCTTCGGGTCGCTCTGCTGGGTGATCTATGGCGTCCATGCTCACTCGATGCCCGTGTTGCTCGCGAATGCTCTGACCCTGCTGTTATCCACCTGCATCGCGATCCTAAAGATGCGGTACGACAGGCGGGAGGCAAAAGATCTGCCTCCCACCTGA
- a CDS encoding MFS transporter, which produces MSRHGWVIFALSVTAFAIGTTEFTAMTVVPAVAEELRISVPQAGQAVSVYALGVVIGGPLLTALAASYSRKKTALLLLALFALGNASTVIVHSYSTLLISRFVAALPHAALLGIAALIAAEVVEPEQLSRAIGLVMLGLSVATVVGVPVAQWIGQEFGWRWSFGVVALVSGLALLLTWIFVPNQAPTEASSWRKELQTLKNSQVLLNLLVGALGYGGLFAVYTYLGPTLLHVTHASVATVPVELAIVGVGMTTGTLVLPLVASKALSKTIGWLLGCETVLFALFPLADTHLWSLSVLLFLLGNLGALAALLQTRLIEIADESKSVASALNHCAFNIANALGPFLAGLAITAGFGWGSSGIVGAGLCLAALLTLGVAVRKQTSITSN; this is translated from the coding sequence ATGAGCCGACACGGCTGGGTAATCTTCGCATTATCCGTGACAGCATTTGCGATCGGCACGACCGAATTTACAGCCATGACAGTGGTCCCAGCTGTGGCGGAGGAGCTTCGAATCTCTGTGCCTCAAGCGGGTCAAGCTGTGAGTGTCTACGCCCTTGGCGTCGTCATCGGCGGCCCTTTGCTCACCGCCCTGGCAGCCTCATACTCTCGAAAGAAGACGGCCCTTCTTCTCCTGGCTTTGTTTGCGTTGGGCAATGCATCAACTGTCATAGTGCACAGTTATTCCACTCTCTTGATCAGCCGCTTCGTCGCTGCTCTGCCCCATGCGGCACTCCTTGGTATCGCAGCTCTCATCGCAGCCGAAGTTGTCGAGCCTGAGCAGCTTTCGCGCGCTATCGGCCTGGTTATGCTCGGACTCAGCGTGGCAACGGTAGTCGGCGTGCCTGTAGCGCAGTGGATCGGACAGGAATTTGGCTGGCGATGGAGCTTTGGAGTCGTTGCCCTTGTGAGCGGACTCGCGTTGCTGCTGACATGGATCTTCGTGCCGAACCAAGCACCCACTGAAGCATCTAGCTGGAGGAAGGAACTTCAGACACTCAAGAATTCGCAAGTGCTGTTGAATTTGCTTGTCGGTGCTCTGGGCTACGGAGGCTTGTTCGCGGTGTACACCTACCTCGGGCCGACGCTACTCCACGTCACACATGCGTCGGTTGCGACGGTTCCGGTCGAGCTCGCGATCGTTGGAGTTGGCATGACGACGGGCACGCTTGTTCTCCCCCTGGTTGCGAGCAAAGCTCTTTCCAAGACGATCGGCTGGCTGCTCGGTTGCGAGACAGTACTCTTTGCGCTGTTCCCGCTCGCCGACACGCATCTGTGGAGCCTTTCCGTTCTCTTGTTCTTGCTCGGGAACCTCGGGGCTCTGGCGGCATTGCTACAGACGCGTCTCATAGAGATCGCCGACGAGTCGAAGTCAGTAGCCTCGGCTCTCAACCACTGTGCGTTCAATATCGCAAATGCTTTGGGTCCGTTCCTGGCGGGTCTGGCGATCACCGCAGGCTTCGGCTGGGGTTCTAGCGGCATTGTGGGTGCCGGCCTGTGTCTCGCAGCGCTGCTCACTCTGGGCGTGGCTGTTCGAAAGCAGACATCGATCACTTCGAACTAG
- a CDS encoding efflux transporter outer membrane subunit yields MRNKKRSQHRTTRWNRYSIALGQVGLVLLTGCTVGPKYKTPTAALAPSFSEAAPSTKDWKAGQPRDTDHKGEWWRVFEDQPLNDLEAQIAGANQDLKTAEAHFNIARGVVRGARASYLPSADAGVSAGTVRTSANAPYFLTDLANNGSPNFSLPIDLNYELDLWGRVRHEVADARAQAQASAADLENVRLSLHAELALDYFALRGADAQAQLFDRTIKAYEDALQLTKDRFQGGLAISSDVAQAETQLEQAHVQRIDVDVKRRQLEHALAVLVGQPPEAVHIPVQPLSVNPPAIPVLQAGVPSELLERRPDIAAAERRVASANEQIGIAKAAYFPTLSLSALMGIQSTSASNWFSWPSRMWAVGPSVSQSVFDGGRRRAASEQARANYDATISTYRQTTLQAFQQVEDNLAAQKLLGEEATRQHRATMASLEALDTFQSRYQGGLGLYLEVVTSQTTALINQRTEIELTTRRLDASVLLIKALGGSWDKNQLPRKP; encoded by the coding sequence TTGCGCAATAAGAAACGCTCACAACACCGCACGACGCGATGGAATCGATATTCGATTGCTCTAGGTCAGGTTGGATTAGTCCTTCTGACGGGATGCACAGTCGGGCCGAAATATAAGACACCGACTGCAGCGCTCGCTCCATCGTTCAGCGAAGCAGCGCCATCGACCAAAGACTGGAAGGCTGGTCAGCCAAGGGACACAGACCATAAAGGAGAATGGTGGCGCGTATTTGAAGATCAGCCTCTGAATGATCTCGAGGCACAGATCGCCGGGGCGAATCAAGACCTTAAGACCGCAGAAGCTCATTTCAACATTGCGCGAGGCGTAGTTCGTGGTGCACGGGCAAGCTACCTTCCAAGCGCGGATGCAGGGGTTTCCGCAGGCACCGTCAGAACTTCGGCCAATGCTCCGTACTTCCTTACTGACTTGGCCAACAATGGAAGCCCTAACTTCAGCTTGCCCATTGATCTCAACTATGAGCTCGACCTGTGGGGACGTGTTCGACACGAGGTGGCCGATGCAAGGGCGCAGGCGCAAGCAAGTGCTGCGGACCTCGAAAATGTGCGGCTCAGCCTCCACGCTGAACTCGCCTTAGATTACTTTGCCCTGCGTGGGGCAGACGCTCAGGCGCAGCTCTTTGATCGCACGATCAAAGCATACGAAGACGCCCTCCAATTGACCAAGGATCGATTCCAGGGAGGGCTTGCGATTTCATCCGATGTAGCCCAAGCGGAAACCCAGCTCGAGCAGGCTCATGTCCAACGGATTGATGTCGATGTGAAGAGGAGGCAATTGGAGCATGCCCTCGCTGTCCTGGTAGGACAGCCTCCCGAGGCAGTGCATATTCCTGTACAACCTCTCAGCGTCAACCCTCCAGCCATCCCGGTACTGCAGGCTGGCGTCCCGTCTGAGTTGCTCGAAAGACGGCCTGATATCGCTGCCGCTGAGCGTCGCGTCGCCTCTGCCAACGAGCAGATCGGCATCGCGAAGGCCGCATATTTCCCAACCCTATCGCTCAGCGCCCTAATGGGGATCCAATCAACGAGCGCATCCAACTGGTTTTCATGGCCAAGTCGGATGTGGGCTGTCGGGCCATCAGTATCGCAATCGGTCTTCGATGGCGGTCGTCGTCGAGCCGCTTCGGAGCAAGCTCGCGCCAACTATGATGCGACGATTTCAACATATCGGCAGACCACGCTTCAGGCGTTTCAGCAGGTCGAGGACAATTTAGCCGCTCAAAAATTGCTCGGCGAGGAAGCAACACGCCAACACCGGGCGACCATGGCGTCCTTGGAGGCCCTCGATACCTTTCAAAGTCGGTACCAAGGTGGGCTTGGACTCTACCTTGAGGTCGTCACTTCTCAGACGACGGCGCTCATCAATCAGCGTACCGAAATTGAATTGACCACCCGAAGGCTCGATGCCAGCGTGTTGCTGATCAAAGCATTGGGCGGGTCATGGGATAAGAACCAACTTCCGCGTAAGCCCTGA
- a CDS encoding PqqD family protein, which translates to MSNRYTHIRSVINSDGAALFDLKRGTLTTLNPTGALLWQGLERGDDEDKLVALLAQDTQLSTEDIRTDVRAFVRQLREQSLIPG; encoded by the coding sequence ATGTCGAACCGATACACGCATATCCGCAGTGTGATCAATAGCGACGGCGCAGCTCTCTTCGATCTGAAGCGCGGGACTCTCACGACATTGAATCCTACAGGGGCACTTCTGTGGCAGGGTCTCGAACGCGGAGATGACGAGGACAAGCTGGTCGCGTTGCTTGCTCAAGACACTCAACTGTCGACAGAGGACATCCGTACGGATGTTCGCGCATTCGTGCGACAGCTGAGAGAACAAAGCCTTATCCCCGGCTAG
- a CDS encoding efflux RND transporter periplasmic adaptor subunit, which yields MRASTVLVPEVTVVKPRLGPAENSVTLPGNLQPLYSAAIYARTNGYVQKRLVDIGAQVKRGQLLAIIASPEIDQQLNQAKADTVQAVAAVEQSKAARQQALANLQIAKITRDRYAPLISKRAVTQQALDEADQALAARTADVAAAQANFDAAEANVKSKQANVGRLSELQGFERIVAPFDGVISQRNVEQGDLVSDSSNAGGKPLFTVMQGRTLRVQVEIPQSSALDIKEGSLVTLRIQERPSAMFTAKVTRTAGSVDVAARTMLTEVQVNNEDGSLLPGMYGELTFTTQSPQRSLLIPASALVVDKKGMHVVTVSSDSHVHVIPVDIGHDNGSEVEISQGLRGGEVLVSNPSDLLNDGEKVSIAQ from the coding sequence GTGCGGGCCAGTACCGTCTTGGTTCCGGAAGTCACGGTGGTCAAGCCTCGGCTTGGTCCTGCCGAAAACTCAGTGACCTTACCGGGGAACCTCCAACCCCTTTATAGTGCCGCGATCTACGCTAGGACCAACGGCTATGTTCAGAAGCGACTGGTCGACATTGGTGCTCAAGTCAAGCGTGGGCAACTGCTTGCAATTATCGCGTCCCCGGAAATAGACCAACAGCTAAATCAGGCAAAAGCTGACACGGTGCAGGCTGTTGCCGCCGTAGAGCAGAGCAAGGCTGCCCGTCAGCAAGCGCTCGCTAACCTTCAAATCGCAAAGATCACGCGTGATCGCTATGCTCCGTTGATCTCCAAGCGTGCTGTGACACAGCAGGCGCTGGATGAGGCTGATCAAGCGCTTGCCGCTCGCACTGCCGATGTCGCGGCGGCTCAAGCGAACTTCGACGCAGCGGAGGCAAATGTCAAATCAAAGCAGGCAAATGTAGGACGTCTCTCCGAGCTACAGGGTTTTGAGCGAATCGTTGCGCCCTTTGATGGGGTGATCTCTCAGCGCAACGTAGAGCAGGGTGATCTTGTGAGCGATAGCAGCAATGCGGGTGGCAAGCCGCTATTCACCGTCATGCAGGGCCGGACGCTGCGCGTTCAGGTCGAGATCCCGCAATCCTCAGCGCTGGATATTAAAGAAGGTTCGCTTGTTACTCTTCGCATCCAGGAACGCCCCAGCGCGATGTTCACCGCAAAGGTCACGCGTACTGCAGGTTCCGTTGATGTGGCGGCGCGCACGATGCTGACAGAGGTGCAGGTCAACAACGAGGACGGCTCACTGCTACCAGGCATGTATGGAGAGCTTACCTTCACTACCCAATCGCCACAGCGTTCGTTGCTCATTCCAGCCTCAGCTCTGGTTGTCGACAAGAAGGGGATGCACGTCGTGACGGTTTCCTCGGACAGTCATGTTCATGTGATTCCTGTCGACATCGGTCATGACAACGGATCTGAAGTCGAAATCTCTCAAGGCCTTCGAGGTGGTGAGGTTCTCGTGAGCAATCCGAGCGACTTGCTCAACGACGGAGAGAAGGTGTCGATTGCGCAATAA